The following proteins are encoded in a genomic region of bacterium:
- a CDS encoding HAD-IC family P-type ATPase, translated as MKIYELLDSEKISCLSKVKDREDLLSRIVPPSLALNGNGTIAQRQIIQQLLEREEISSTGVGNGVAIPHIRLDGLKEPVVRLAVIKEGLDFNAIDGKPCKIFFLFITPSDQTSTHLQILAKISSILGNEKLRARVEQADSPEKVYKILVDEEDKGKYGFINLDRKSIFAELQTSENGLSQEEAKRRLEVYGPNILKKIKQTPVYVKLLKNFISLFAILLWVGGFLCFIPGVDMPQLGWAIFAVILINAVFSFWQEFKAEKAIEALQKLLPQKSSILRNGQKTEVLSSELVPGDIIFLEEGDSIPVDARLIESHEMRVNNAALTGESRPIYKMSEPIEDGAILLWTELPNVIFAGTSVTSGSGRGVVIGTGMNTEIGKIARLTQSVKKELSPLQKEMEKMVNIISILAVGMGIIFFFLGKSLGGLSLIGSFIFTIGIIVANIPEGLLPTVSLALAMGVQRMAKRNVLIKQLSSVETLGCTNVICTDKTGTLTTNQISVCKIFINQKLIDVSGTSYEPKGEFHDEKGRLITPSDLQQDPACRLFFTSAVLCNNAHLLAPTSQTTSWRIMGDPTEGSLIVLAQKAGVDTEALTVDYLRIGHLPFESIRKRMTTINQTPDGKKLAFTKGAPIETLAQCDSILINGKKEKLTPQMRQSITRQNDLFAREGLRVLAVACREDQELSSLTHYSNENVEKSLTFLALTAMIDPPRVEVPKAIADCRNAGIKVIMITGDYGLTAKSIAHKIGMIEDPDNVTVITGHELSDMDDQKLKTILKGPVIFARMAPDQKMRIVSCLKDEGYIVAVTGDGVNDAPALKKADIGVALGMHANDVAKEAANMIITDDNFASIVAGIEEGRAVYANIKRFVTYIFASNMPEIIPFILFVMFKIPLPLTVMQILAVDLGTDLVPALGLGVEAPEPGTMNRPPRLQNERMINTKLFLRAYGFLGMIEAALCMVGYYFLYWTHGLSWGTLVPPTNNPAYAYPNGPVYIMATTMCLAGIVTVQIGNVFCCRTDRESIFKVGFFSNKLVLGGIISEIALIFLFVYTPFFQNIFGLAPIGLKDWALLFTFGPVILLCEEGRKWLVRRRQKRNPLCPTTMI; from the coding sequence ATGAAAATTTACGAACTGCTTGATTCAGAAAAAATTTCCTGTTTGTCCAAAGTCAAGGATCGGGAAGATCTTTTATCCCGGATCGTTCCGCCATCACTTGCTTTGAATGGCAATGGAACAATTGCGCAGCGGCAGATAATCCAGCAACTCCTGGAGAGGGAAGAGATTTCCTCGACCGGAGTTGGCAATGGTGTTGCCATTCCCCATATCAGGCTCGACGGTCTTAAGGAGCCGGTAGTCAGACTGGCTGTTATCAAAGAGGGTCTTGATTTTAACGCCATTGATGGGAAGCCCTGCAAGATATTCTTCCTTTTTATCACTCCCAGCGACCAGACCTCTACCCATTTGCAGATCCTGGCCAAAATATCGAGCATCCTGGGAAATGAAAAGCTCCGGGCACGTGTGGAACAGGCGGACTCTCCGGAAAAAGTCTACAAAATTCTGGTGGATGAAGAGGACAAGGGAAAATACGGATTCATCAACCTCGACAGGAAAAGTATTTTTGCAGAGCTCCAGACCTCGGAGAATGGGCTGAGCCAGGAAGAGGCAAAAAGGCGGCTGGAGGTTTATGGTCCCAATATCCTGAAGAAGATCAAGCAGACTCCTGTCTACGTCAAGCTCCTGAAAAACTTTATTTCTCTCTTTGCCATCCTCCTCTGGGTTGGCGGGTTCTTGTGCTTTATTCCCGGTGTGGATATGCCGCAACTGGGCTGGGCTATCTTTGCGGTGATCCTGATTAACGCCGTATTCTCTTTCTGGCAGGAATTCAAAGCGGAAAAGGCCATTGAGGCTTTGCAAAAGCTGCTGCCTCAAAAATCCAGCATTCTTCGCAACGGCCAGAAAACCGAGGTTCTCTCTTCAGAGCTGGTGCCCGGTGATATTATTTTCCTTGAGGAGGGAGACAGCATCCCGGTGGATGCCCGGCTGATAGAATCTCACGAAATGCGGGTCAATAATGCAGCCCTGACCGGAGAGTCCCGGCCCATCTACAAAATGTCCGAGCCCATTGAAGATGGAGCGATTCTTTTGTGGACCGAGCTGCCAAATGTGATTTTCGCCGGAACTTCGGTAACATCGGGCAGTGGCCGGGGAGTCGTGATCGGTACCGGTATGAATACGGAAATCGGCAAAATTGCCCGGCTGACCCAGTCGGTCAAGAAAGAGCTGAGCCCGCTCCAGAAAGAAATGGAAAAAATGGTCAATATCATTTCTATCCTGGCCGTTGGCATGGGGATCATCTTTTTCTTCCTGGGAAAGAGCCTGGGCGGGCTCTCTCTGATCGGTTCTTTCATCTTCACCATTGGTATCATCGTCGCCAATATTCCGGAGGGGCTCCTGCCCACGGTTTCACTGGCTCTGGCCATGGGTGTTCAGCGGATGGCCAAGCGAAACGTTCTGATCAAGCAGCTTTCCTCGGTGGAAACCCTGGGCTGCACCAATGTTATCTGCACGGATAAAACCGGTACCCTGACCACAAACCAGATCAGTGTCTGCAAAATTTTTATCAACCAGAAGCTGATCGATGTCAGCGGCACTTCCTATGAACCCAAAGGGGAGTTCCATGATGAGAAAGGGCGGCTGATCACCCCCTCTGACCTGCAGCAGGATCCTGCCTGCCGTCTGTTTTTTACCTCAGCCGTACTGTGCAATAATGCTCACCTTCTCGCTCCCACTTCGCAGACAACCTCCTGGAGGATCATGGGCGACCCCACTGAAGGCTCTCTTATCGTTCTGGCACAGAAAGCCGGGGTGGATACCGAAGCGCTGACAGTGGATTACCTGCGGATCGGCCATCTTCCTTTTGAGTCGATCCGAAAGCGAATGACCACCATCAATCAAACTCCGGATGGCAAAAAATTAGCCTTTACCAAGGGAGCACCCATTGAGACTCTGGCCCAGTGTGATTCGATTCTCATCAATGGCAAAAAAGAAAAACTGACGCCGCAGATGCGTCAGTCGATTACCCGCCAGAACGACCTGTTTGCCAGGGAAGGACTCAGGGTGCTGGCTGTAGCCTGCCGCGAGGACCAGGAACTGTCGTCGTTAACCCATTACAGCAATGAAAACGTGGAAAAATCCCTCACCTTCCTGGCCCTGACGGCCATGATCGATCCCCCAAGGGTTGAAGTACCCAAAGCTATTGCCGATTGCCGCAATGCCGGGATCAAGGTCATCATGATCACCGGAGACTATGGCCTGACCGCCAAATCCATTGCCCACAAGATCGGCATGATTGAAGATCCGGATAACGTCACGGTCATTACCGGCCATGAGCTGTCAGACATGGATGATCAGAAATTGAAGACTATTCTCAAGGGGCCGGTAATCTTTGCCCGTATGGCCCCTGACCAGAAAATGCGGATTGTCTCCTGTCTGAAAGATGAAGGGTATATCGTGGCCGTAACCGGAGACGGGGTTAACGACGCTCCGGCCCTGAAAAAAGCAGACATCGGCGTTGCCCTAGGAATGCATGCCAATGATGTGGCCAAGGAAGCGGCCAATATGATTATCACCGACGATAATTTTGCCAGCATCGTTGCCGGTATCGAAGAGGGCCGGGCTGTCTATGCCAATATCAAACGGTTTGTAACCTATATCTTCGCCAGCAACATGCCGGAGATTATTCCTTTTATCCTCTTTGTCATGTTCAAGATTCCCCTGCCCCTGACGGTTATGCAGATCCTGGCAGTGGATTTGGGCACAGACCTGGTGCCTGCTCTTGGCCTTGGTGTGGAAGCCCCTGAGCCGGGAACCATGAACCGGCCTCCCCGGCTGCAAAACGAGCGGATGATCAATACCAAGCTGTTCCTGAGAGCCTATGGGTTCCTGGGCATGATCGAAGCTGCCCTGTGTATGGTGGGCTACTACTTTCTTTACTGGACCCACGGCCTAAGCTGGGGGACGCTTGTACCGCCGACGAATAACCCGGCCTATGCCTACCCGAACGGACCAGTCTACATTATGGCTACGACCATGTGCCTGGCCGGTATCGTCACTGTCCAGATCGGCAATGTCTTCTGCTGCCGGACTGACCGGGAATCAATTTTCAAGGTGGGATTTTTCAGTAATAAACTGGTCCTTGGCGGTATCATCAGCGAAATCGCTTTAATTTTCCTTTTCGTATATACGCCCTTCTTCCAGAATATCTTCGGTCTTGCTCCCATCGGTCTGAAGGATTGGGCGCTTCTGTTTACCTTTGGCCCGGTCATCCTGCTTTGTGAAGAGGGAAGAAAGTGGCTGGTGCGGCGGCGACAGAAGAGAAATCCCCTGTGCCCCACCACAATGATATAG
- a CDS encoding tetratricopeptide repeat protein, whose protein sequence is MLNKKIVIPALLLAVLTISSVSLADDTINADNPASRYFQNGISLFDQGDYDQALPAFQKATQEDPNYAEGYYNQGIIYDLQGRFTEAIEAYQKVIRLDPEVGTVLRNLAQDCYVTGRLREAMDYIKLAESLGQPVDKEFYNQIWAEYKGLKSRQTGGKTAPASGKGRIEGRTAGISHAESPEDRELEKVQRDIELDIISLEKELGQQETGKSGELINLGIKYRQKGEIDKSIDVLTRALSLSTAKMMIYAELGLCYYFKDRKDLFVQNFGQAKRSGFKPSRSLNDLYLQCLARK, encoded by the coding sequence ATGTTGAACAAAAAGATTGTTATTCCTGCTCTCCTCCTGGCTGTTTTAACAATTTCCTCGGTTAGTCTGGCTGATGATACAATCAATGCTGACAATCCGGCCAGCCGGTATTTTCAGAACGGAATTTCCCTGTTCGATCAGGGAGATTACGACCAGGCACTGCCAGCTTTTCAGAAAGCAACACAGGAAGATCCAAACTACGCCGAAGGCTATTATAACCAGGGAATTATCTATGACCTCCAGGGCAGGTTCACTGAAGCTATCGAGGCATATCAAAAAGTTATCCGGCTTGACCCTGAAGTCGGCACCGTGCTCAGGAATCTGGCGCAGGATTGTTACGTGACGGGAAGATTACGGGAAGCCATGGATTACATCAAACTGGCCGAATCCCTGGGCCAGCCTGTTGATAAGGAGTTCTATAACCAGATATGGGCCGAGTATAAGGGCCTCAAGTCCAGGCAGACAGGCGGCAAGACTGCTCCAGCGAGCGGGAAGGGGCGGATTGAAGGCCGGACCGCAGGCATCTCCCATGCGGAGTCCCCGGAGGACAGGGAACTGGAAAAGGTCCAGCGGGATATTGAACTCGACATTATCAGTCTGGAAAAGGAGCTCGGTCAACAGGAGACAGGAAAATCGGGGGAGCTTATCAACCTGGGAATCAAGTACCGTCAGAAGGGGGAGATTGACAAATCCATCGACGTTCTGACCAGGGCTCTTTCCCTCAGCACCGCCAAGATGATGATTTATGCCGAGCTTGGGCTGTGCTACTATTTTAAGGACCGCAAAGACCTTTTCGTGCAGAATTTCGGGCAGGCTAAAAGAAGCGGCTTCAAGCCTTCCCGATCTTTGAACGATCTTTATCTGCAATGTCTGGCCCGGAAGTAG
- a CDS encoding HAD family phosphatase: MLQERRAVLFDMDGVIVHTMPDHFRAWQEILRSIGIQVDKLEIYAREGEPGMVTLSELLAKYGKQLPLEEKQHLVQQKESLFKKIASPSLFSGVEDLIQEIKKRGYRLALVTGTSQNEVDSILPARLSSLFEVIITGDRVRRGKPAPDPYLAALEKLNIRPHEALVIENAPYGIQAAKGAGLLCIAVTTSLPREYLQQADVILDSVQEVRELLFGQAAKDEKTTSGPDIADKDRSKIGKA, translated from the coding sequence GTGCTTCAAGAGCGCAGAGCCGTGCTATTTGATATGGACGGGGTTATTGTCCATACCATGCCAGACCACTTCCGAGCCTGGCAGGAGATCCTTCGGTCAATCGGCATTCAGGTCGATAAACTCGAGATCTATGCGCGGGAGGGAGAGCCGGGCATGGTAACCCTGTCAGAGCTGCTGGCCAAGTACGGGAAACAATTGCCTCTGGAGGAAAAGCAGCATCTTGTACAGCAAAAGGAGAGCCTGTTTAAAAAGATCGCCTCTCCAAGCCTGTTTTCCGGGGTTGAGGATTTAATTCAGGAGATCAAAAAGCGGGGATACCGGCTGGCCCTGGTTACCGGGACATCTCAAAATGAGGTGGATTCCATCCTCCCTGCCCGGTTGAGCAGCCTTTTTGAGGTTATCATCACTGGCGACAGGGTCAGACGGGGAAAACCAGCCCCTGACCCCTATCTTGCAGCGCTTGAGAAGCTGAATATCAGGCCCCATGAGGCGCTGGTTATCGAAAACGCTCCCTATGGCATTCAGGCGGCCAAGGGAGCAGGACTGCTCTGCATAGCCGTAACCACTTCCCTGCCCCGCGAGTATCTTCAGCAGGCGGATGTGATTCTTGATTCCGTGCAGGAAGTACGAGAATTACTTTTCGGCCAGGCAGCGAAAGATGAAAAAACTACTTCCGGGCCAGACATTGCAGATAAAGATCGTTCAAAGATCGGGAAGGCTTGA